The following are from one region of the Deinococcota bacterium genome:
- the thrB gene encoding homoserine kinase, whose amino-acid sequence MFGPSRVFGPATVLVPATSANLGPGFDCLGLALGLMLTVRAEPWAQDAFRYSGEGRLPDTADNLVHQGFRAVYGELGLEVPPVRFEVQNPIPLARGLGSSSAALVAGAALADRSLGQPLGRYGVFQLCARLEGHPDNVAPAVYGGFTVSADGGGRFVSESLPLPKRWQLLFAVPGFELLTSQARAVLPAGYARQDAVFNTSRSALWTLAVALDKPELLRVAAEDRLHEPYRERLVPGMAACRERLYGAGAMAVFLSGAGPSLGAVSLADEASARCREAMRDFAGEGGRVLALASGPGYCFV is encoded by the coding sequence GTGTTTGGGCCGTCAAGGGTGTTTGGGCCGGCGACCGTCTTGGTGCCCGCGACGAGCGCCAACCTGGGGCCGGGCTTCGACTGTCTGGGGCTGGCGCTGGGGCTCATGCTCACGGTGCGCGCCGAGCCTTGGGCCCAAGACGCCTTCCGCTATAGCGGCGAGGGTCGTCTGCCCGACACGGCCGACAACCTCGTTCACCAGGGCTTTCGGGCGGTCTACGGCGAGTTGGGCCTCGAGGTGCCGCCGGTTCGCTTCGAGGTGCAGAACCCGATCCCGCTGGCGCGGGGCTTGGGCTCGTCGTCGGCGGCGCTGGTCGCGGGCGCGGCGCTGGCCGACCGGAGCTTGGGTCAGCCCCTGGGCCGGTACGGCGTCTTTCAGCTCTGCGCCCGGCTCGAGGGTCATCCCGACAACGTCGCCCCGGCGGTCTATGGCGGCTTTACCGTCTCGGCGGACGGGGGCGGGCGCTTCGTCAGCGAATCCCTGCCGCTGCCGAAGCGCTGGCAACTGCTCTTTGCCGTGCCCGGCTTCGAACTCTTGACCAGCCAGGCGCGCGCCGTCCTGCCCGCGGGCTACGCGCGCCAGGACGCCGTCTTCAACACCAGCCGCAGCGCCCTGTGGACGCTCGCGGTGGCCCTCGACAAGCCCGAGCTCCTGCGCGTCGCCGCCGAGGACCGGCTGCACGAGCCCTACCGCGAAAGGCTCGTGCCCGGCATGGCCGCCTGCCGCGAGCGGCTCTACGGGGCGGGCGCTATGGCCGTCTTCCTCTCCGGCGCCGGGCCGAGCCTGGGCGCGGTCAGCCTCGCGGACGAGGCCAGCGCGCGTTGCCGCGAGGCGATGCGGGACTTCGCGGGCGAAGGGGGGCGGGTGCTGGCGCTCGCCTCGGGTCCCGGCTACTGCTTCGTTTAA